The proteins below come from a single Pseudocalidococcus azoricus BACA0444 genomic window:
- a CDS encoding WD40 repeat domain-containing protein: protein MQHYLILSLLLPGVGSAGPGLAKVITPMPQQIAVAQSPLTVKIQFQASGVGLNRIYFSPDGQTLVTASADGVASVWNLQGQALARLSGQKPPMFNARFSPDGKVILTTGYDGTVWLWNPQGEVLEKFEPHRAATADALLSPNGKVIVTCSDDGQTLVFNPTGTRLAGIIKPGTARNLAYSPTSALIASVSDSGMLYLLAPDGEIQQEIQTGQGRMNHVRFSPNGNFILTAGTDGSAKLWGIDGSFLVEFKATNSGWVNGTDFYLRGLYIATASDDGVLRLWAVDGRLIQSLPLGENNKLTSLNFSADGKHLAVTSNKGQVWILDISLS from the coding sequence TTGCAACACTATTTGATTCTTTCTTTATTATTACCTGGAGTTGGCAGCGCAGGGCCGGGATTAGCTAAGGTGATCACGCCCATGCCCCAGCAGATTGCGGTTGCTCAAAGTCCCTTAACCGTTAAAATCCAATTCCAGGCCAGTGGGGTGGGCTTAAACCGGATTTACTTTAGCCCCGATGGCCAGACCCTAGTTACCGCCTCCGCCGATGGGGTTGCCTCTGTCTGGAATTTACAGGGCCAGGCCTTGGCGAGATTATCTGGCCAAAAACCCCCCATGTTCAATGCTCGATTTTCTCCCGATGGAAAGGTCATTCTCACAACAGGCTATGATGGCACGGTTTGGCTCTGGAATCCCCAGGGCGAGGTGCTGGAAAAATTTGAACCTCACCGGGCTGCCACTGCCGATGCTCTCCTTAGTCCAAATGGGAAGGTTATTGTCACCTGTTCAGATGATGGGCAAACCCTTGTCTTTAATCCCACGGGGACGCGCTTGGCCGGGATCATTAAACCAGGCACGGCCCGCAACTTAGCCTATTCCCCCACCAGCGCACTGATTGCTAGTGTCTCCGATAGTGGGATGCTCTATCTCTTAGCTCCTGATGGTGAAATTCAACAGGAAATTCAAACGGGCCAGGGGCGGATGAATCATGTCCGGTTTAGTCCAAATGGTAACTTTATTCTCACCGCCGGGACAGATGGCTCAGCTAAACTCTGGGGGATAGATGGTTCTTTCTTGGTGGAATTTAAGGCGACTAACTCGGGGTGGGTCAACGGTACTGATTTCTATTTGCGAGGATTGTATATTGCCACTGCCAGTGATGACGGAGTTTTACGGCTTTGGGCTGTGGATGGTCGTTTAATCCAAAGTTTGCCTCTTGGAGAAAACAACAAATTAACCAGCTTAAATTTCTCCGCCGATGGCAAGCACCTGGCCGTGACCAGTAATAAAGGGCAAGTATGGATTTTGGACATCTCGTTGTCATGA
- a CDS encoding class I SAM-dependent methyltransferase, whose translation MNTSKTTDATTRFSNRVSYYVKYRPSYPTEIVEFLSQRLSLSPTSVIADIGSGTGILSELFLKNGNPVYGIEPNPEMRQAAESLLENHPNFISINGSAEITTLENHSIDFIVAGQAFHWFDRVKSRQEFQRILKPGAWVILIWNDRQTESTPFLRAFEAFLQEFSTDYQQINHKNVDDRILSHFYGSSHYQQQTFPNQQIFDYEGLLGRVLSSSYIPMSGDLNYDSMLAALEQLFAQYQEQNQVSFIYDTRLFYGQLL comes from the coding sequence ATGAATACCAGTAAAACCACAGATGCCACCACCAGATTTTCTAATCGAGTTAGTTATTATGTCAAGTATCGTCCTTCTTATCCCACAGAAATAGTTGAATTTTTGTCCCAACGGTTAAGCTTATCCCCCACCTCAGTTATTGCCGACATTGGTTCTGGGACAGGCATATTATCAGAACTATTTCTCAAAAATGGGAATCCGGTTTACGGGATCGAACCCAACCCAGAAATGCGCCAAGCGGCTGAGTCGTTATTAGAAAACCATCCAAATTTTATCAGTATCAATGGCTCTGCTGAAATCACAACCTTAGAGAATCATTCTATTGACTTTATTGTCGCTGGCCAGGCCTTTCATTGGTTTGATCGGGTTAAGTCGCGGCAAGAATTTCAGCGCATCTTAAAACCGGGGGCCTGGGTGATCTTGATTTGGAATGATCGACAAACGGAATCAACTCCCTTTTTAAGAGCCTTTGAAGCCTTTCTCCAAGAATTTAGCACCGATTACCAGCAGATTAATCATAAAAACGTTGATGATCGGATACTGAGTCACTTTTATGGCAGCAGTCACTATCAACAGCAAACCTTTCCCAATCAGCAAATTTTTGACTATGAGGGTTTGCTTGGTCGGGTTTTGTCATCGTCTTATATTCCAATGTCTGGCGATCTCAATTACGACTCAATGCTGGCAGCTTTGGAACAGTTATTTGCTCAGTATCAAGAACAGAATCAAGTAAGTTTTATTTACGACACGAGATTGTTTTATGGACAATTACTCTAA
- a CDS encoding DctP family TRAP transporter solute-binding subunit, translating to MAKISRRKFLTLASATTLTAMGASRLHAAESGQTLEQALDQRLPFPGQYGKDYNQAKIKAFHLHNQSLTSPLHQSLLALWQDVYQKTNGELLVTPLHYDASLPAGDPQAVRLVAEGRFELVSVAGPIIDKLCPQAISIQNFPFLYQSPEDVYRIINQPQFPQALNQAVARYNLTYLRYGTFDNGMRVITSIESRPIRTTQDLVNLRIRIPPSNDMKATMEALGAKTEAFTMNQVYGALAKQLVQAQENPYAVAMDFELYKVTKYLNLTNHAWSGYNIFFNTKFWQSLSQSTRSIITELMPIYQAKNLQAQQDYNKKVYQQLIQDKGMIATEPDMSPAPHKLIGVYQSIYGQLNPLLQLLVKDKLSALTGLRFS from the coding sequence GTGGCGAAGATCTCTCGGCGTAAATTTCTTACCCTTGCCAGTGCCACCACATTGACAGCCATGGGTGCATCGCGCTTACATGCAGCGGAATCTGGGCAAACCCTAGAGCAAGCCTTAGATCAACGATTACCCTTTCCAGGCCAATATGGAAAAGACTATAACCAGGCCAAAATTAAAGCCTTTCATCTCCATAATCAATCCCTCACCAGCCCACTACACCAATCCCTCCTCGCCCTCTGGCAAGATGTATATCAAAAGACCAATGGCGAGCTACTAGTTACCCCACTGCACTATGATGCCTCGTTGCCCGCTGGAGATCCCCAGGCCGTGCGATTGGTGGCGGAGGGACGCTTTGAACTGGTGAGTGTGGCCGGGCCGATTATTGATAAGCTCTGTCCCCAGGCCATCAGTATCCAAAATTTTCCCTTTCTCTATCAGTCCCCGGAAGATGTCTATCGGATTATTAATCAGCCCCAATTTCCCCAGGCCTTGAATCAAGCAGTGGCCCGATACAACCTCACCTATCTCCGCTATGGCACCTTTGATAATGGAATGCGGGTGATTACCTCGATTGAGTCCAGGCCAATTCGGACGACCCAGGATTTAGTTAATCTGAGGATTCGGATTCCCCCCTCCAATGACATGAAAGCAACCATGGAGGCTTTGGGTGCAAAAACAGAGGCCTTTACGATGAACCAAGTCTATGGGGCATTGGCCAAGCAATTAGTCCAGGCCCAGGAAAATCCCTATGCGGTGGCGATGGATTTTGAGTTGTATAAAGTCACTAAATATTTGAATCTCACGAATCATGCCTGGTCGGGATACAATATATTTTTTAATACTAAATTCTGGCAGAGTTTATCCCAATCTACCCGCAGCATCATTACTGAGTTAATGCCCATTTACCAGGCCAAAAATCTGCAAGCCCAACAAGACTACAACAAAAAAGTTTATCAGCAGCTCATCCAAGACAAGGGAATGATTGCCACTGAACCAGATATGTCCCCCGCCCCGCACAAGTTAATTGGAGTCTATCAGTCAATTTATGGGCAACTGAATCCCCTACTCCAACTCTTAGTGAAAGATAAACTGTCGGCATTAACTGGCTTGCGGTTCTCCTAG
- a CDS encoding WD40 repeat domain-containing protein translates to MPQFRFQLFSQVSLAILLSLIGWLAGSPSAWADLSPTVTKVITISNYGAPVSFDEHPQGGQYVVAFRDCELVFLDATFKITQAVKIPNCRSLFGAKYGYLNKQLVVVSPVYVGESVIYDFSAIHRLRTHNAAVTGSLLVNNDLISTSDDGSVRITEILNLAELKTQQQELYKSIGVARKIAIYPDLGGPVSRLAISYDTGEIVVFPNQANLRSPTLKPQVFRPLQSRINMIRFTPDGQSLVAGYFTGELLKLDLRTGQSQVLGRAEFWLNTIDMIPEGLLVTGNNQGIVKLFTIATEQEILAQQIGPAPIVSVEFINPHTVVVVDAQGNLYQLQF, encoded by the coding sequence ATGCCCCAATTCCGATTCCAGCTTTTTTCTCAGGTTTCATTGGCGATTTTGCTCAGTTTGATCGGGTGGTTGGCTGGTTCTCCCTCGGCCTGGGCGGATCTGTCCCCTACAGTAACTAAAGTAATCACCATTTCCAACTATGGCGCTCCAGTCTCCTTCGATGAGCATCCTCAGGGCGGGCAATATGTGGTGGCGTTTCGGGATTGCGAATTAGTTTTCCTTGATGCAACCTTTAAGATTACCCAAGCGGTAAAAATTCCCAACTGTCGGAGTTTGTTTGGGGCCAAATATGGCTATCTCAATAAGCAACTGGTGGTGGTTTCCCCAGTCTATGTGGGCGAAAGTGTGATCTATGATTTTTCCGCCATTCACCGGCTCAGAACCCATAATGCCGCAGTCACCGGCTCGTTATTAGTGAACAATGACCTGATCTCCACCTCTGATGATGGCTCAGTCAGAATTACCGAAATTCTTAATCTGGCGGAACTAAAAACTCAGCAACAGGAGCTATATAAGTCGATTGGTGTCGCCCGTAAAATTGCCATTTATCCCGATCTGGGAGGGCCGGTGTCGCGCCTGGCCATCAGCTATGACACGGGTGAGATTGTTGTTTTTCCAAATCAGGCCAACCTTCGCAGTCCTACCCTGAAACCCCAAGTTTTTCGCCCGCTTCAAAGTCGGATTAATATGATTCGCTTTACCCCCGATGGCCAGAGTTTAGTGGCGGGGTATTTTACGGGGGAATTACTGAAACTGGACTTGAGGACGGGGCAATCTCAGGTGTTGGGTCGGGCCGAGTTTTGGTTAAATACGATTGATATGATTCCTGAAGGGCTACTGGTGACGGGCAATAACCAAGGAATTGTCAAACTATTTACCATCGCCACTGAACAGGAAATTCTGGCACAGCAGATTGGCCCGGCTCCGATTGTTTCGGTTGAATTTATCAATCCCCATACTGTGGTAGTGGTTGATGCCCAGGGAAATCTTTATCAACTGCAATTTTAA
- a CDS encoding GlcG/HbpS family heme-binding protein, whose protein sequence is MPYPKSLLLLCLNLGCWVGFSATALALPSYYQLPVDLAVEAGMTAVQTCQQQGYNVTATVVNRDGVVQAVIRGNNATPHTIQMSHDKAYTVITLGPIFKVDSTAAITAKMTPTPLPMGNVPLPPNPLYGINFSTGGLAIKVGDELIGAIGVSGGPGGNFDQACALKGLEKITPRLKP, encoded by the coding sequence ATGCCCTACCCCAAATCCCTGCTGCTCCTTTGCCTGAACCTTGGCTGTTGGGTCGGGTTTTCCGCCACTGCCCTTGCCCTGCCCAGTTATTATCAGTTACCTGTGGACTTGGCGGTGGAAGCGGGGATGACGGCGGTACAAACCTGCCAGCAACAGGGATATAACGTTACGGCAACCGTGGTGAATCGGGATGGGGTAGTTCAGGCTGTGATTCGGGGTAATAATGCCACCCCCCATACTATTCAGATGAGTCATGACAAAGCCTACACGGTGATCACCCTCGGGCCAATTTTCAAAGTGGATTCAACGGCAGCCATTACGGCCAAAATGACCCCCACCCCTTTGCCGATGGGGAATGTACCATTGCCCCCCAATCCCCTCTATGGCATTAACTTTAGTACCGGTGGGTTAGCAATTAAAGTTGGTGATGAACTGATTGGGGCGATTGGAGTGTCTGGCGGGCCGGGGGGTAACTTTGACCAGGCCTGTGCATTAAAAGGACTTGAGAAAATTACGCCTCGCCTCAAACCCTAA
- a CDS encoding UDP-N-acetylmuramoyl-tripeptide--D-alanyl-D-alanine ligase has protein sequence MGMTPFATPTQLLNILSPLDATAENFELIAPPASHPTVSTDTRTLQPGDIFLALRGETFDGHGFVQVAKQQGASLAIVDQAMTTPIPQIVVQDTLAAYQILGQWWRQQFQIPVIAITGSVGKTTTKELIAAALGCYGKVLKTEANYNNEIGVPKTLLQLTDDHDFAVIEMGMRGPGEIALLSRVAQATVGVITNVGTAHIGRLGSREAIAQAKCELLAQLPKTSTAILNGEQPLLLAMAEKVWAEKTITYGLETGKLRGTLLPDNQIEINGQVFPLPLPGRHNALNFLATIAVTQALGLDLMPLQSGITVQLPPGRAKRYTLETDIVLLDETYNAGLESMLASLQILAETPGTRRIAVLGPMRELGDYAVALHQEVGARVKDLQLDQLLILDTEAEGQALAQGATPIPTQQFSQHQDLIEHLKTIIGPGDRLLFKASHSVGLDRVVKALRESGD, from the coding sequence ATGGGGATGACACCATTTGCAACACCGACCCAATTGTTAAATATCCTTTCTCCCCTGGATGCCACTGCCGAAAACTTTGAGTTGATCGCCCCTCCAGCCTCTCACCCGACTGTTTCCACGGATACCCGCACCTTACAACCAGGGGATATTTTCCTCGCCTTACGGGGTGAAACCTTTGATGGCCACGGCTTTGTTCAGGTTGCCAAACAGCAAGGGGCTAGTTTAGCCATTGTTGACCAGGCCATGACAACCCCCATCCCCCAAATTGTTGTTCAAGATACCTTGGCCGCCTATCAAATCTTGGGGCAGTGGTGGCGACAGCAATTTCAAATCCCTGTGATTGCCATTACCGGCTCGGTGGGGAAAACCACAACTAAGGAACTGATTGCGGCGGCCTTGGGTTGTTATGGCAAAGTTCTCAAAACAGAGGCCAACTACAACAACGAAATTGGTGTCCCGAAAACCCTGCTGCAATTAACCGATGACCATGACTTTGCGGTGATAGAAATGGGGATGCGCGGGCCGGGTGAAATTGCCCTCTTAAGTCGGGTAGCCCAGGCCACGGTTGGAGTCATTACCAATGTCGGTACTGCCCATATTGGCCGCTTAGGATCCCGAGAAGCCATTGCCCAGGCCAAATGTGAACTCCTCGCTCAACTCCCCAAAACCAGTACAGCTATCCTCAATGGTGAACAACCCCTTTTATTGGCGATGGCAGAAAAAGTATGGGCCGAAAAAACCATCACCTATGGCCTGGAAACTGGGAAGTTACGGGGGACATTGCTACCCGACAACCAGATTGAGATTAACGGACAAGTTTTTCCCTTACCGCTTCCCGGCCGGCACAATGCTTTGAACTTCTTAGCGACAATTGCTGTCACCCAGGCCCTAGGCTTAGACCTGATGCCGTTGCAATCTGGGATCACAGTCCAACTCCCCCCTGGGCGGGCCAAACGCTATACCCTTGAGACTGATATTGTCCTGTTGGATGAAACCTACAACGCTGGCCTGGAATCCATGTTAGCCTCCTTGCAGATTTTGGCAGAGACTCCGGGGACGCGGCGAATTGCGGTTTTAGGGCCGATGCGGGAACTGGGGGATTACGCGGTGGCCTTGCATCAAGAGGTGGGGGCGCGAGTCAAAGACTTGCAATTGGATCAGTTGTTAATTTTGGACACCGAAGCAGAAGGTCAGGCCCTCGCCCAAGGAGCTACCCCCATTCCGACTCAGCAATTTAGCCAACATCAAGACTTAATTGAACATCTTAAAACCATCATTGGGCCTGGGGATCGGCTGCTCTTTAAGGCTTCCCATTCGGTGGGCTTGGATCGGGTGGTCAAGGCCTTGCGAGAGTCAGGAGATTAA
- a CDS encoding pentapeptide repeat-containing protein: MLDLAACYRVLELEPGATLEEINQAYKDLVFIWHPDRVPKDNDRLLEKAHDKIKQINQARDHLRQQHRNGKVHTRSQTQPHQSSHQNGYPRSTYSTQSHQSPHNHQSNGHHNGAHSHQQSQNHRQTPNQAHNQTHAGYRHNPAQDYTSNPYDYRSYQTHRPPQSAPKPPPYQAPPRPPDPPKQSTSHPEPDGTNHPRGKDLSGANLRGADLREKDFEGRNLSYADLTGADLSDAFLHRVSFYRANLSQATLFRANLLNANLSNANLRDANLIGADFSGADLRGADLRGAKVGQGDRILVKLTGAKLAGAIMPDGRIHS; the protein is encoded by the coding sequence ATGCTAGATTTGGCGGCCTGCTATCGAGTCTTGGAATTGGAGCCGGGGGCAACTCTGGAGGAAATTAACCAGGCCTACAAAGATTTGGTGTTTATCTGGCATCCGGATCGGGTTCCTAAGGATAATGACCGTTTATTAGAAAAAGCTCACGATAAAATTAAGCAGATTAACCAGGCCCGCGATCATTTGCGCCAACAGCATCGCAATGGCAAAGTCCACACCCGTTCCCAAACTCAGCCTCACCAAAGTTCCCATCAAAACGGCTATCCGCGCTCTACCTATTCAACTCAGTCCCACCAGTCACCCCACAATCACCAGAGTAATGGCCATCACAATGGTGCCCACAGCCATCAGCAAAGCCAAAATCACCGCCAAACCCCAAACCAGGCCCACAATCAAACCCATGCTGGTTATCGCCACAACCCGGCCCAGGACTATACCTCTAATCCCTATGACTATCGGAGTTATCAAACCCATCGTCCCCCCCAATCTGCTCCCAAGCCCCCCCCCTACCAGGCCCCACCACGACCGCCAGACCCCCCCAAACAATCCACTTCCCATCCAGAACCTGATGGCACAAATCATCCCCGTGGGAAAGACCTCAGTGGTGCAAATTTACGGGGGGCCGATTTACGCGAAAAAGATTTTGAAGGTCGGAATTTAAGTTATGCGGATTTAACTGGCGCAGATTTGAGTGACGCGTTTTTACATCGGGTCAGTTTTTACCGGGCTAACCTTTCCCAGGCCACGCTTTTCCGGGCCAACTTACTAAATGCCAACCTCAGCAATGCCAACTTGCGTGATGCTAATTTAATCGGAGCTGATTTTAGTGGAGCCGACTTACGGGGGGCCGATTTACGGGGGGCAAAAGTTGGCCAGGGAGATCGGATTTTAGTCAAACTCACCGGAGCCAAACTAGCTGGAGCGATTATGCCCGATGGTCGGATTCACAGTTAA
- the ftsH3 gene encoding ATP-dependent zinc metalloprotease FtsH3 — protein sequence MNKRWRNAGLYVLLTIVVLALATAFFDRQPTTKVTWRYSELIQEVENHQVAKLNISPDRTQAQAVTQDGTRVLVNLPPDPQLIDILTANNVDISVMPQNNDGFWFRALSSLLVPVALLVLLFFLLRRAQGGAGNQAMSFGKSKARVQMEPQTQITFNDVAGIDQAKLELTEVVDFLKNADKFTEIGAKIPKGVLLVGPPGTGKTLLAKAVAGEAGVPFFSISGSEFVEMFVGVGASRVRDLFEQAKSNAPCIVFIDEIDAVGRQRGAGLGGGNDEREQTLNQLLTEMDGFEGNTGIIIIAATNRPDVLDAALMRPGRFDRQVVVDRPDYKGRLEILKVHARGKTLAKDVDLDKISRRSPGFTGADLSNLLNEAAILAARRNLTEISMDEINDAIDRVMAGPEKKDRVMSERRKTLVAYHEAGHALVGALMPDYDPVQKVSIIPRGRAGGLTWFTPNEEQMDSGLYSRAYLQNQMAVALGGRIAEEIVFGEDEVTTGASNDLQQVARVARQMITRFGMSDRLGPVALGRQNGNVFLGRDIMAERDFSEETAATIDDEVRNLVDQAYRRAKDVLVSNRHVLDKIAEILITKETIDAEELQEILDNTEVKMAAIA from the coding sequence GTGAATAAGCGGTGGCGCAATGCCGGTTTATATGTTTTGTTAACCATCGTGGTTTTAGCGTTGGCCACGGCCTTCTTTGATCGTCAACCCACGACTAAAGTGACTTGGCGATATAGCGAACTCATTCAGGAAGTCGAAAATCATCAGGTTGCCAAACTCAACATCAGCCCGGATCGAACCCAAGCCCAGGCCGTGACTCAAGATGGAACGCGCGTCCTCGTTAACCTGCCGCCGGATCCCCAACTCATTGACATTTTGACGGCCAATAACGTGGATATTTCCGTCATGCCGCAAAACAATGATGGCTTTTGGTTCCGGGCCCTTAGTAGTTTGCTTGTTCCAGTAGCCTTGCTTGTCCTGCTATTTTTCTTACTCCGGCGAGCCCAAGGGGGTGCAGGCAACCAGGCCATGAGTTTTGGCAAGTCCAAAGCCCGTGTCCAAATGGAACCGCAAACCCAAATTACGTTTAATGATGTCGCCGGGATTGACCAGGCCAAGCTGGAACTCACGGAAGTGGTGGACTTTCTTAAAAATGCCGATAAATTTACCGAAATTGGGGCCAAAATTCCCAAAGGTGTTTTATTGGTGGGGCCGCCGGGAACAGGGAAAACCCTCTTAGCCAAAGCTGTAGCTGGGGAAGCTGGAGTCCCATTTTTCTCCATCTCTGGGTCTGAGTTTGTCGAAATGTTCGTCGGGGTGGGTGCTTCTCGCGTCCGTGACCTCTTTGAACAAGCCAAATCCAATGCCCCTTGTATCGTCTTCATTGATGAAATTGATGCCGTTGGTCGCCAACGGGGTGCGGGTTTAGGCGGTGGTAACGATGAGCGGGAACAGACCTTAAACCAACTGCTGACCGAAATGGATGGGTTTGAAGGTAATACCGGCATTATCATCATTGCGGCCACCAACCGCCCTGATGTTTTAGATGCTGCCCTGATGCGGCCCGGCCGGTTTGATCGCCAAGTGGTTGTGGATCGCCCGGATTATAAAGGTCGCTTGGAAATCCTCAAAGTCCATGCCCGTGGGAAAACCCTGGCCAAAGATGTGGACTTGGATAAAATTTCCCGCCGGAGTCCTGGATTTACCGGAGCCGATTTATCTAACTTGCTGAATGAAGCGGCAATTTTGGCCGCCCGCCGCAACCTGACCGAAATCTCGATGGACGAAATTAACGATGCCATTGATCGGGTCATGGCGGGGCCGGAGAAGAAAGATCGGGTCATGAGCGAACGCCGGAAAACCTTGGTTGCCTATCACGAAGCCGGTCATGCCTTGGTAGGTGCGTTGATGCCCGATTATGACCCCGTCCAAAAAGTCAGCATCATTCCCCGTGGCCGAGCTGGTGGTTTGACTTGGTTTACCCCCAATGAAGAGCAAATGGATTCTGGCTTATACAGTCGGGCCTATTTGCAAAACCAAATGGCGGTGGCTTTGGGTGGTCGGATTGCCGAAGAAATTGTCTTTGGTGAAGATGAAGTCACCACTGGCGCGTCCAATGACCTCCAACAAGTCGCCCGGGTTGCTCGCCAGATGATTACCCGCTTTGGCATGAGCGATCGCTTGGGGCCTGTGGCTTTGGGTCGGCAAAATGGCAATGTTTTCCTGGGGCGTGACATTATGGCTGAACGGGATTTTTCTGAGGAAACTGCCGCCACGATTGATGATGAAGTCCGCAACCTAGTGGATCAAGCCTATCGCCGGGCCAAGGATGTTTTGGTGAGCAATCGCCATGTCCTCGATAAAATCGCTGAGATTCTGATTACTAAAGAAACCATTGACGCTGAAGAACTCCAGGAAATTTTGGACAATACCGAAGTCAAAATGGCGGCCATTGCTTAG
- the tilS gene encoding tRNA lysidine(34) synthetase TilS, with amino-acid sequence MSQAWGDIHARIHTNLRQRLLLPSTARILIAVSGGQDSACLLKLLVDLKPHWAWRLEVIHCNHRWRDDANDNAEFVQALSHRFDLPCHVRVTEQPLTSENQARAWRYTVFGKLARELGCTHVVTGHTATDQAETLLLHLFRGTGLGGLGGMAWSRSLGGAYPDIQLVRPLLDLTRPETAQFCQEQGLDIWLDSTNANLNLRRNRLRLEIMPQLRDYFNPQADRVLAQTATLCQAEQDYLDQETQKHYTTIVNEAIPGLAVNPLQTLHPALQRRLIRAFLQNIFQITPQFDHVEVISNLIFAPKNSQSSPLPKGIVAWVDPPWIKFPDLG; translated from the coding sequence ATGAGCCAGGCCTGGGGAGATATCCACGCCCGTATCCATACCAACCTGCGCCAACGTCTTCTCCTCCCCAGCACCGCACGGATTTTAATTGCCGTTTCCGGTGGACAAGATTCCGCCTGTTTACTCAAGCTACTGGTTGATCTCAAACCCCACTGGGCCTGGCGACTAGAAGTGATTCACTGTAACCACCGCTGGCGAGATGATGCTAACGATAATGCAGAATTTGTCCAGGCCCTTAGTCATCGTTTCGATCTCCCTTGTCATGTTCGAGTCACAGAGCAGCCCTTAACCAGTGAAAATCAAGCTCGGGCCTGGCGATACACAGTTTTTGGCAAATTGGCGCGGGAATTGGGTTGCACCCATGTTGTCACAGGCCATACAGCAACGGATCAGGCCGAAACCCTGCTATTGCATCTGTTCCGTGGGACTGGCCTGGGGGGCTTAGGGGGAATGGCCTGGAGCCGGAGTTTAGGTGGTGCTTATCCCGATATCCAATTAGTCCGCCCGTTGCTGGATTTAACTCGTCCAGAAACCGCCCAGTTTTGTCAGGAGCAAGGCCTGGACATTTGGCTGGATAGTACCAATGCCAACTTGAACTTACGCCGGAATCGCTTACGTCTGGAGATCATGCCCCAATTGCGAGATTACTTTAACCCCCAGGCCGATCGAGTCCTCGCCCAAACCGCCACCCTCTGCCAGGCCGAGCAGGATTATTTAGATCAAGAAACTCAGAAACATTATACAACCATAGTGAATGAGGCGATTCCCGGCCTGGCCGTAAATCCACTGCAAACCCTGCACCCTGCCCTCCAACGCCGTCTAATTCGGGCTTTCCTCCAGAATATATTTCAAATCACACCTCAGTTTGACCACGTCGAAGTGATCTCGAACCTCATTTTTGCTCCTAAGAATAGCCAATCTTCGCCTCTGCCTAAGGGGATCGTGGCCTGGGTTGATCCTCCCTGGATTAAATTTCCTGACCTTGGCTAA
- the ccsB gene encoding c-type cytochrome biogenesis protein CcsB: MDLVTLENWLDNTVFVILLATMLIYWVGAAFRQQGQWLAGLGRTGMILANLGLVGLLGARWIEGGYFPISNLYESLFFLCWGLTLMHLVAEGMSGNPLVGVVTAPLAMGIAAFATLTLPPEMQTSAPLVPALKSNWLMMHVSVMMLSYATLMVGALVAIAFLIVTRGKTVELKGNSIGSGGFRALGTKTNLTPVPESHSEATIDGGAGGTAVLTPAMTATTAVSLGLQRLTLAETLDNLSYRMIGLGFPLLTIGIISGAVWANEAWGAPWSWDPKETWALITWLVFAAYLHARITKGWQGRKPAIIATCGLGVVWVCYLGVNLLGKGLHSYGWFF; encoded by the coding sequence ATGGACTTAGTTACCCTTGAAAACTGGCTTGATAATACGGTTTTTGTGATTTTATTGGCCACGATGCTGATCTATTGGGTCGGGGCAGCCTTTCGTCAGCAAGGACAATGGTTAGCTGGCCTGGGGCGGACAGGAATGATCTTGGCAAATCTGGGCCTGGTCGGCCTATTGGGCGCGCGCTGGATTGAGGGGGGCTATTTTCCCATTAGCAACCTCTATGAATCCCTATTTTTCCTCTGTTGGGGACTCACCCTAATGCACTTAGTTGCTGAGGGTATGAGCGGGAATCCTCTAGTCGGGGTGGTGACGGCTCCTTTGGCAATGGGCATTGCGGCCTTTGCAACCTTAACTTTGCCCCCGGAAATGCAGACCTCGGCTCCTTTAGTTCCGGCCCTGAAATCCAATTGGTTGATGATGCACGTTAGCGTAATGATGCTCAGTTATGCCACATTGATGGTCGGGGCGTTGGTGGCCATTGCCTTTCTAATCGTGACTCGGGGGAAGACGGTGGAGCTAAAGGGAAATTCCATCGGTTCCGGGGGATTTCGTGCTCTTGGAACCAAAACAAATTTAACACCTGTGCCAGAGTCTCATTCTGAAGCAACGATTGATGGCGGGGCCGGTGGGACGGCGGTTTTAACTCCAGCGATGACCGCCACCACCGCTGTGTCCTTGGGATTGCAACGCCTGACTTTGGCGGAAACGTTAGACAACCTCAGCTACCGGATGATTGGCCTAGGTTTTCCCCTGTTAACCATTGGGATTATTTCTGGAGCGGTTTGGGCCAATGAGGCCTGGGGTGCGCCCTGGAGCTGGGATCCGAAAGAAACCTGGGCCTTGATTACTTGGTTAGTATTTGCAGCTTACCTTCATGCCCGGATTACTAAAGGCTGGCAAGGGCGGAAACCCGCAATTATTGCGACCTGTGGTCTGGGGGTGGTTTGGGTTTGTTACCTGGGTGTGAATTTATTAGGGAAGGGGCTGCATTCCTACGGTTGGTTTTTCTAG